Proteins encoded together in one Deinococcus hopiensis KR-140 window:
- a CDS encoding rhomboid family intramembrane serine protease, giving the protein MARLPSTAPRPPSPSPVRSAALLTALLVGGLWGQETVDQFALGGSLDRYGILPRDPASVWHVLTAPFLHYGFAHLIANTGPLTVLTFMGALRGVERFLAATLVIVVVGGLLVWLLGRGGSVHLGASELVFGFLAYLLGVGWWERTAPAIGAAAFALFLYGGVLWGVLPTNPVISWEAHLFGFVAGLIAAALLHRRGVPRGRGAVDP; this is encoded by the coding sequence GTGGCCCGTCTCCCCTCCACCGCCCCGCGTCCCCCTTCCCCTTCGCCCGTCCGGTCCGCCGCCCTGCTTACGGCGCTGCTGGTCGGCGGCTTATGGGGGCAGGAGACGGTGGACCAGTTCGCGCTGGGCGGCTCGCTGGACCGCTACGGCATCCTGCCGCGTGACCCGGCCAGCGTGTGGCACGTGCTGACCGCGCCCTTCTTGCATTACGGCTTCGCGCATCTCATCGCCAACACCGGCCCCCTGACCGTGCTCACCTTTATGGGAGCACTGCGGGGCGTGGAGCGATTTCTGGCGGCCACCCTGGTCATTGTGGTGGTGGGCGGGCTGCTGGTGTGGCTGCTGGGCCGGGGCGGCAGCGTTCACCTGGGGGCCAGCGAGCTGGTGTTCGGCTTTCTCGCCTACCTGCTGGGTGTGGGCTGGTGGGAGCGTACGGCCCCCGCCATCGGGGCTGCCGCCTTCGCCCTCTTCCTGTACGGCGGCGTGCTGTGGGGGGTGCTGCCCACCAATCCCGTGATCTCCTGGGAAGCGCACCTGTTCGGCTTCGTGGCAGGCCTGATCGCGGCGGCGCTGCTGCACCGGCGGGGTGTACCGCGCGGGCGCGGAGCCGTTGACCCTTAG
- the plsY gene encoding glycerol-3-phosphate 1-O-acyltransferase PlsY, with protein sequence MTVPAHLALALPALVASYLIGSVPAAAWVARARGVDIRKVGSGNSGATNVLRSLGKGPALGVALFDILKGALAVGLAHLLGLGPVWAAVCGVAAVLGHNFSPFLNWRGGKGVATSFGTIAALDPVVGAVVFAVGASCMWLTRYVSAGSILGALTGAAVSVALGRPWWLVVVVAGLSTLLTWQHRDNITRLHAGTERRLGEPKSSKPKV encoded by the coding sequence GTGACTGTGCCCGCCCACCTCGCGCTCGCCCTCCCGGCCCTGGTGGCCTCGTACCTGATCGGCTCGGTGCCCGCCGCCGCCTGGGTGGCCCGCGCCCGGGGAGTGGACATCCGCAAGGTGGGCAGCGGCAACAGCGGAGCCACCAACGTGCTGCGCTCGCTGGGCAAGGGCCCGGCGCTGGGCGTGGCCCTCTTCGACATCCTCAAGGGAGCGCTGGCCGTGGGTCTGGCGCACCTGCTGGGGCTGGGGCCGGTGTGGGCCGCGGTGTGCGGTGTGGCGGCCGTGCTCGGCCACAACTTCAGCCCCTTCCTGAACTGGCGGGGCGGTAAGGGCGTGGCGACGAGCTTCGGAACCATTGCGGCGCTAGACCCGGTGGTGGGCGCGGTGGTCTTTGCGGTGGGGGCGAGTTGCATGTGGCTCACGCGCTACGTCAGCGCGGGCAGCATTCTGGGAGCGCTGACGGGAGCCGCCGTGTCGGTGGCGCTGGGCCGCCCGTGGTGGTTGGTCGTGGTGGTGGCTGGCCTCTCCACGCTGCTGACTTGGCAGCATCGGGACAACATCACGCGGCTGCACGCCGGAACCGAGCGGCGGCTGGGCGAGCCCAAGTCGAGCAAGCCCAAAGTGTAG
- a CDS encoding PQQ-binding-like beta-propeller repeat protein, with protein MEVGSTLQDRYVLQALLGEGGSAKVYRALDTLLDREVAVKVLHAHLMDGDRARFLREVRTLARLTHPGVVPVLDLGEVEVGGLARSFFTMPLLTGGPITGLGPLEDAPGPLAQFLTAAAFASRALGFVHAQGIIHRDLTPGNILLDDAGLPRIMDFGLVALSEYSRHLTRSGVTLGTPAYMAPEQARGVGVGPRSDLYALGAVLYRVACGSAPFVGDSDQSVLFQHVYETLPDPRDRNPAVPDAVARVLLALLAKNPEDRPESGGAAAHLWALARRSVWAEHARGQYRGGRARTGEHPDGPARAEGLQEVWSVSLPGEVTWPAAVVGEGDLIAVGTRGGQLVLTHASGRPYATYAARDEVTAPATFTGGHVLYGAWDGTLRHTRLDGQELWQHRARAEFTGAPTVWGKHVLAASRDGHLHALRLSTGDLAWAYRAHGPLAASPLVWAGAALLCDENGWLHALDARTGAPLWKVEVGTVHATPALLPTAPGEATLIIPTWPGEVHALGLTAASGRAQLVTPDPALWTYDIEDEIWAAPTITRQAVIVAGWGGTVRALRVSDGEDLWTHTLSGRVTASPVVSAGLVFLASETGELALLDVGTGAVRWQRQEREGVQATPLAAGGALYVAFMNGTLRAYRSASG; from the coding sequence ATGGAGGTCGGCTCCACCCTTCAAGACCGTTACGTGCTGCAGGCCCTCCTCGGTGAGGGCGGCAGCGCGAAGGTCTACCGCGCGCTCGACACGCTGCTGGACCGCGAGGTGGCCGTCAAAGTGCTGCACGCGCACCTGATGGACGGGGACCGCGCCCGCTTTCTGCGCGAGGTGCGCACCCTCGCCCGGCTGACCCACCCCGGCGTGGTGCCTGTGCTGGACCTGGGTGAGGTGGAGGTGGGCGGCCTTGCGCGGTCCTTTTTCACCATGCCGCTGCTGACGGGTGGGCCGATCACGGGCCTGGGGCCGCTGGAAGACGCGCCGGGGCCGCTCGCGCAGTTCCTGACGGCGGCGGCCTTTGCGTCCCGGGCGCTGGGCTTCGTTCACGCGCAGGGCATCATCCACCGGGACCTGACGCCCGGGAACATCCTCCTGGACGATGCGGGCCTGCCGCGCATCATGGATTTCGGGTTGGTGGCCCTCAGCGAGTATTCGCGCCATCTCACCCGCAGCGGCGTCACGCTGGGCACGCCCGCCTACATGGCCCCAGAGCAGGCGCGCGGAGTGGGCGTGGGGCCGCGCAGCGACCTCTACGCGCTGGGCGCGGTGCTGTACCGGGTGGCGTGCGGCTCGGCCCCCTTCGTGGGCGACAGCGATCAGAGCGTGCTCTTTCAGCACGTCTACGAGACGCTGCCCGATCCACGGGACCGCAATCCCGCCGTCCCCGACGCTGTGGCCCGGGTGCTGCTCGCGCTGCTGGCGAAAAATCCTGAGGACCGCCCGGAGAGCGGCGGGGCGGCGGCGCACCTGTGGGCCCTGGCGCGGCGCAGCGTGTGGGCCGAGCACGCCCGTGGGCAGTACCGGGGAGGCCGTGCCCGCACCGGCGAGCACCCCGACGGCCCCGCCCGCGCGGAGGGGCTTCAGGAAGTCTGGAGTGTGTCCCTGCCCGGCGAAGTCACCTGGCCCGCCGCCGTGGTGGGCGAGGGGGACCTGATCGCGGTGGGCACCCGGGGCGGGCAGCTGGTGCTGACCCACGCCTCCGGGCGGCCCTACGCCACGTACGCGGCCCGCGACGAGGTGACGGCGCCCGCCACCTTCACGGGCGGGCATGTTCTGTACGGCGCGTGGGACGGCACCCTGCGCCACACCCGCTTGGATGGGCAGGAGTTGTGGCAGCACCGTGCCCGCGCCGAGTTCACGGGTGCGCCCACCGTATGGGGCAAGCACGTCCTCGCGGCCAGCCGCGACGGGCATCTGCACGCGCTGCGGCTGAGTACCGGAGACCTCGCCTGGGCCTACCGCGCCCACGGGCCGCTCGCCGCCTCGCCCCTCGTGTGGGCGGGGGCCGCACTGCTGTGCGACGAGAACGGCTGGCTGCACGCGCTGGATGCCCGGACCGGCGCGCCGCTGTGGAAGGTGGAGGTGGGTACAGTCCACGCCACGCCCGCGCTGCTGCCCACCGCGCCTGGAGAGGCCACCCTGATCATTCCCACCTGGCCGGGCGAAGTTCACGCGCTGGGCCTCACCGCTGCCTCAGGCCGGGCGCAACTTGTCACCCCGGATCCCGCCCTGTGGACCTACGACATCGAGGACGAGATCTGGGCCGCCCCTACCATCACGCGTCAGGCCGTGATTGTCGCGGGCTGGGGCGGCACGGTCCGCGCCCTGCGGGTCAGTGACGGCGAGGACCTGTGGACGCACACCCTCTCGGGCCGCGTAACCGCCAGCCCGGTGGTGAGCGCGGGGCTGGTCTTCCTCGCCTCGGAGACGGGCGAACTGGCGCTGCTGGACGTGGGAACTGGCGCAGTGCGCTGGCAGCGGCAGGAGCGCGAGGGCGTGCAGGCGACGCCCCTGGCCGCCGGTGGAGCGCTGTACGTCGCCTTTATGAACGGCACGCTGCGGGCCTACCGCTCGGCATCTGGCTGA
- a CDS encoding thymidine kinase, whose amino-acid sequence MLKSPYHGGHLEVIVGPMFSGKSEELIRRLTRAVIARQRVAVFKPALDSRYHATHVASHAGRQIGAVAVPGVSAIRDHLAGEGPLLSAPGERLPEVVGIDEAQFFGPDLAPLVLDLAEAGVRVILAGLDLDFRAEPFGCIPELLARAESVEKLTAICTVCGAPATRSQRLIGGMPARFDDPVVLVGAEEAYEARCRVHHEVRGVEGLWP is encoded by the coding sequence GTGCTCAAGTCCCCCTACCACGGCGGCCACCTCGAAGTGATCGTCGGGCCCATGTTCAGCGGCAAGAGCGAGGAACTCATCCGCCGCCTCACCCGCGCCGTGATCGCCCGGCAGCGGGTGGCCGTGTTCAAGCCCGCGCTGGACAGCCGCTACCACGCCACCCACGTTGCCAGCCACGCGGGGCGGCAGATCGGGGCCGTGGCGGTGCCCGGTGTGTCTGCCATTCGGGATCACCTGGCGGGCGAGGGACCGCTGCTCTCCGCCCCGGGCGAGCGTCTGCCCGAGGTGGTGGGGATCGATGAGGCGCAGTTCTTCGGACCGGACCTCGCTCCGCTGGTGCTGGACCTGGCGGAGGCGGGCGTGCGCGTCATTCTGGCTGGGCTGGACCTTGATTTTCGCGCCGAGCCCTTCGGCTGCATCCCCGAACTGCTGGCCCGCGCCGAGAGCGTGGAGAAACTGACCGCCATCTGCACGGTTTGCGGCGCGCCCGCCACCCGCTCGCAACGCTTGATTGGCGGCATGCCCGCCCGCTTCGACGATCCGGTGGTGCTCGTGGGCGCGGAGGAAGCCTACGAGGCCCGTTGCCGGGTGCATCACGAGGTCCGGGGAGTGGAGGGCCTTTGGCCCTGA
- a CDS encoding ATP-binding protein yields the protein MDALRPTSGAYRGCTSSPRKGGNDVLKCGPSWRSSCPHGREEGVDKIGRAGQDSRECPCAYREDPEKPCICAYAERTRCAARLRGPLLNRLDLIVRAPRLTVGGLSRAPQPRGVTHARLTGRTRHRSTGPVPAQACAPRRWSRRVSARRCPAASADRVGP from the coding sequence GTGGACGCTTTGCGACCTACCAGTGGGGCGTACCGAGGATGTACGTCATCACCGAGAAAGGGCGGCAACGACGTGCTGAAGTGCGGGCCCAGTTGGCGAAGTAGTTGTCCACACGGGCGGGAAGAGGGTGTGGACAAAATCGGCCGAGCCGGTCAAGACTCGCGCGAATGCCCCTGCGCCTACCGCGAAGACCCCGAAAAGCCCTGCATCTGCGCGTACGCCGAACGCACCCGCTGCGCGGCGAGGCTCCGTGGCCCGCTGCTCAACCGTCTGGACCTCATTGTTCGCGCGCCCAGATTGACGGTAGGCGGACTTTCCCGCGCCCCGCAACCGAGGGGAGTGACCCATGCTCGCCTGACAGGCCGCACGCGACATCGGTCTACCGGGCCGGTCCCTGCGCAAGCATGCGCCCCTCGCCGCTGGTCCCGACGCGTTTCTGCGCGCCGCTGCCCGGCAGCTTCGGCTGACCGGGTGGGGCCTTGA
- the rpmE gene encoding 50S ribosomal protein L31 yields MKTDIHPKAVPCKIIYQGKVVMETLSTRPEIHVDVWSGVHPFWTGEERFVDTEGRVDKFNKRFGDSYRTKKK; encoded by the coding sequence ATGAAGACTGACATCCACCCCAAAGCCGTTCCTTGCAAGATTATCTACCAGGGCAAGGTCGTGATGGAAACCCTGAGCACCCGTCCCGAAATTCACGTGGACGTGTGGAGCGGCGTGCACCCCTTCTGGACCGGCGAAGAGCGCTTCGTCGATACCGAGGGCCGCGTCGACAAGTTCAACAAGCGCTTCGGCGACAGCTACCGCACGAAGAAGAAGTAA
- a CDS encoding sporulation protein — MGFLKKMMAAVGIGGARVDALVQNPAVRVGEDLTGVVQVTGGALEHRVERINLGLTTRYKADDAYLVHTLFTEPVIGGFDLRPGEKLEFPFRLPIPHGTPLTLPGTAVWLVTDADIAAAVDPGDTDHLQILPSREMEVVIGAAQRLGFHLKASEVEYHHGRVVQELSFAPPHGQFRINELEVMMFQTPGGLDVLLEVDRRATGMASFFTAEFEQKGRWHVPNETLLRGPDAVAHELRARIGQLS, encoded by the coding sequence ATGGGATTCTTGAAAAAGATGATGGCGGCCGTCGGCATCGGTGGAGCGCGTGTGGACGCCCTCGTGCAGAATCCGGCGGTCCGGGTGGGCGAGGACCTCACCGGCGTGGTGCAGGTGACGGGGGGAGCGCTGGAGCACCGCGTCGAGCGCATCAACCTCGGCCTGACCACCCGCTACAAGGCCGACGACGCCTACCTCGTCCACACCCTTTTCACCGAGCCGGTGATCGGCGGCTTTGACCTGCGCCCCGGCGAGAAGCTGGAATTTCCCTTTCGACTGCCCATTCCCCACGGCACGCCCCTGACCTTGCCCGGAACGGCCGTGTGGCTCGTCACTGACGCCGACATCGCCGCCGCGGTGGACCCAGGCGACACCGATCACCTCCAGATTCTGCCCAGCCGCGAGATGGAGGTGGTCATCGGGGCCGCACAGCGCCTGGGCTTCCACCTGAAGGCCAGCGAGGTGGAGTACCACCACGGGCGCGTCGTGCAGGAATTGAGCTTCGCGCCGCCCCACGGCCAGTTCCGCATCAATGAACTGGAAGTGATGATGTTCCAAACGCCCGGTGGTCTGGACGTGCTGCTGGAAGTGGACCGCCGGGCGACAGGTATGGCGAGTTTCTTTACCGCGGAGTTCGAGCAAAAGGGCCGCTGGCACGTGCCGAACGAGACGTTGCTGCGCGGACCGGACGCTGTGGCGCACGAGCTGCGGGCGCGGATCGGGCAACTGTCCTAA
- the tatA gene encoding twin-arginine translocase TatA/TatE family subunit gives MPSLGAPEIIVILIIALVVFGPRKLPELGKSLGAGIREFRRSTQGLKEELEIGLREPTSTQHTPPQTILAQAVVPPVTVLEGVDTPSQPVPARAVTPQATAPSSDSFQS, from the coding sequence ATGCCCAGTCTCGGTGCGCCAGAAATTATCGTGATCCTCATCATCGCCCTCGTGGTGTTCGGCCCACGCAAACTGCCCGAACTCGGCAAGAGCCTCGGCGCCGGGATTCGCGAGTTCCGCCGCAGCACGCAGGGCCTCAAGGAGGAGCTGGAAATCGGTCTGCGCGAGCCCACATCCACCCAGCACACGCCGCCGCAGACCATCCTCGCCCAGGCCGTGGTGCCGCCCGTGACCGTCTTGGAAGGCGTGGACACCCCGTCCCAGCCGGTACCCGCGCGCGCTGTCACGCCGCAGGCCACGGCGCCGTCCAGCGATTCTTTCCAGAGCTGA
- a CDS encoding amidohydrolase family protein, with protein MTSGSSAPADPHAPELLTCDVLYTGVGGGFAPGGVVVSGGTVAATGDPAILRVSHPHARERYVGPVIAPPPVNAHTHLDMSAYTFQALPYFRWIPEVVIAQRGRRGAAAAAAGANTLVRLRTAAVGDIVWSSEGMDTLLGREDLRGTFYFEVLGPFPERADEIFGAARTRIEAWRKRERPGGPRVGLSPHTPYTVSHRLMRLLTEYAVGEGLPLQIHVAEHPAEAELFRTGGGPIWDNRPPPLYPATFAGVIGREPEPELTPVRYLAELGVLAGRPTLVHMVNVTPDDIAQTARAGCAVVTCPRSNAHLECGVFPWAAFAAAGVEVAVGTDSVASGESLDVREDVAFARGQHPELDPRLIVRAAVKGGHRVVGTRTPLLRRGDIWDERLVW; from the coding sequence ATGACTTCCGGTTCCTCCGCCCCCGCTGACCCTCATGCTCCCGAACTCCTGACCTGCGACGTGCTATACACCGGCGTCGGTGGGGGCTTCGCGCCGGGTGGCGTGGTGGTGTCCGGCGGCACCGTGGCGGCCACCGGGGACCCGGCCATTCTGCGCGTGAGCCACCCGCACGCGCGCGAGCGGTACGTAGGACCCGTAATTGCCCCGCCACCCGTCAACGCACACACGCACCTGGACATGAGCGCCTACACGTTTCAGGCCCTGCCCTATTTCCGCTGGATTCCCGAGGTGGTGATTGCCCAGCGTGGGCGGCGGGGCGCGGCGGCGGCGGCGGCGGGGGCCAACACGCTGGTCCGCCTGCGCACGGCGGCGGTGGGCGATATCGTCTGGTCTTCCGAGGGGATGGACACCCTGCTCGGCCGCGAAGACCTGCGCGGCACCTTCTATTTTGAGGTGCTTGGCCCCTTTCCCGAACGCGCCGACGAGATTTTTGGGGCGGCCCGCACGCGAATCGAGGCGTGGCGAAAGCGGGAGCGTCCCGGCGGCCCACGCGTGGGCCTGTCGCCGCATACGCCCTACACCGTCAGCCACCGCCTGATGCGCCTGCTGACCGAGTACGCGGTGGGTGAGGGGTTGCCCCTGCAAATCCATGTGGCTGAACACCCCGCTGAGGCCGAACTGTTCCGCACCGGGGGCGGCCCGATCTGGGACAACCGCCCGCCACCCCTGTACCCGGCCACCTTCGCAGGCGTGATCGGGCGTGAGCCCGAACCGGAGCTGACCCCCGTGCGTTACCTGGCCGAACTTGGGGTCCTGGCGGGGCGGCCCACGCTGGTGCATATGGTGAACGTCACGCCGGACGACATCGCCCAGACGGCCCGTGCTGGCTGCGCCGTCGTCACCTGCCCACGCTCGAACGCCCATCTCGAGTGCGGCGTCTTTCCCTGGGCGGCTTTTGCGGCCGCGGGAGTGGAAGTGGCGGTGGGCACCGATTCCGTCGCCAGCGGCGAGAGCCTGGATGTGCGGGAGGACGTGGCCTTTGCCCGGGGGCAACATCCTGAACTGGACCCGCGCCTGATTGTGCGGGCTGCCGTGAAGGGCGGCCACCGGGTGGTGGGGACCAGGACGCCGCTGCTGCGCCGAGGAGACATCTGGGACGAGCGCCTGGTCTGGTGA
- a CDS encoding aspartate-semialdehyde dehydrogenase: MRVAIVGATGAVGHELLKVLEASTLQMDELQLYASPRSAGLKLPFAGRELTVRATPEGAIDADVILASAGGSISKEKAPAWVAGGAVVIDNSSAFRYDPEVPLVVPEVNGEAALHHKGIIANPNCTTAIAVVAVAPLHRAYGVKRMIVSTYQATSGAGQKGMEELLDQTRVALGGGDAGASVFAHPIPFNVIPHIDAFQDNGYTKEEMKVVWETRKIIGDESLQISCTAVRIPTLRTHSEAITLELERPATPEQARELLRQAAGVEVRDEPGAKLYPMPLTASGKYDVEVGRIRSSLVFGGGLDLFVAGDQLLKGAALNAVQIAEYLQENGALKARQKAEG; encoded by the coding sequence ATGCGCGTAGCGATTGTGGGAGCCACGGGGGCCGTCGGACACGAACTCTTGAAGGTGCTGGAGGCCAGCACGCTGCAGATGGACGAGCTGCAGCTGTACGCCAGCCCGCGCTCGGCGGGGCTCAAGCTGCCCTTTGCAGGCCGGGAACTGACGGTGCGCGCCACGCCCGAAGGCGCCATTGACGCCGACGTGATCCTGGCCTCGGCGGGCGGTTCCATCAGCAAGGAGAAGGCCCCAGCGTGGGTGGCGGGCGGCGCGGTGGTCATCGACAACTCCAGCGCCTTCCGCTACGACCCGGAAGTGCCGCTGGTGGTGCCCGAGGTCAACGGCGAGGCGGCGCTGCACCACAAAGGCATTATCGCCAATCCCAACTGCACCACGGCCATCGCGGTGGTGGCCGTCGCACCCCTGCACCGGGCCTACGGGGTCAAGCGCATGATCGTCTCCACGTACCAGGCCACGAGCGGCGCGGGTCAGAAGGGCATGGAGGAACTGCTGGACCAGACCCGCGTGGCTCTGGGCGGCGGCGACGCCGGCGCGTCGGTGTTTGCGCACCCCATCCCCTTCAACGTCATTCCGCACATTGACGCCTTTCAGGACAACGGGTACACCAAGGAAGAGATGAAGGTGGTCTGGGAGACGCGCAAGATCATCGGGGACGAGTCCCTCCAGATCAGCTGCACCGCCGTGCGCATCCCCACCCTGCGCACCCACTCCGAAGCGATCACGCTGGAACTGGAACGCCCCGCCACCCCCGAGCAGGCCCGCGAACTGCTGCGGCAGGCGGCGGGCGTGGAGGTGCGCGACGAGCCCGGGGCCAAGCTCTACCCCATGCCCCTTACCGCCAGCGGCAAGTACGACGTGGAGGTGGGCCGCATCCGGTCCTCGCTGGTCTTCGGGGGCGGCCTGGACCTGTTTGTCGCGGGCGATCAGCTGCTCAAGGGCGCGGCGCTGAACGCAGTGCAGATCGCGGAATACCTGCAGGAGAATGGGGCGCTGAAGGCGCGGCAGAAAGCAGAAGGCTAA
- a CDS encoding phytoene desaturase family protein: MTAPRPLDAVIVGGGPNGLAAAVTLARAGLKVRVLERHERVGGGLSSAELTRPGFVHDFGSAIHPLGLASPAFRGWPLHAFGLRWVQPAAPFGHVLEDGMGVVIGRDLDAAVQALGADGERWRALFAPLVAQWRELLDDVLRPIPRLPRHPFTLARFGLRALPPAALTAHLFRTREARAAWAGLAAHSNLPLSTPGTGAAPLILGTLAHAVGWPFPAGGAQALADALAAYLRFLGGEIETGVAVRTQHDLPPARAVLVDSSPEVLLEVLGKRTTPGYAAWLRRYRYGPGLLKLDYALSGPVPWRDPALGQAGTLHLGGAAEAITQAEAEVARGALPERPYVLAAQHTPFDPSRAPVGGHTFWAYAHVPPGTPDTYAARIEAQIERAAPGFRDLVLGRRVTNARQLQAFSPVFQGGDVNGGRGDLWGLLARPVPSPTPYRTPVPGIYLCGSATPPGGGIHGMSGYWAAQAALADVFGRR, encoded by the coding sequence ATGACTGCTCCCCGTCCGCTCGACGCCGTGATCGTGGGAGGAGGACCCAACGGCCTGGCCGCCGCCGTGACGCTGGCACGGGCCGGCCTGAAGGTGCGGGTGCTGGAGCGGCACGAACGGGTGGGCGGCGGCCTGAGCAGTGCCGAACTGACACGGCCCGGCTTCGTCCACGACTTCGGCAGCGCCATTCATCCCCTCGGCCTCGCGTCGCCCGCCTTTCGCGGGTGGCCGCTGCACGCCTTCGGGCTGCGGTGGGTCCAGCCCGCCGCGCCGTTCGGGCACGTGCTCGAAGACGGTATGGGCGTGGTGATCGGGCGTGATCTGGACGCGGCGGTGCAGGCCCTCGGGGCAGACGGGGAGCGGTGGCGGGCCCTGTTCGCTCCCCTCGTGGCGCAGTGGCGCGAACTGCTGGACGACGTGCTGCGGCCCATTCCCCGACTGCCCCGGCATCCTTTCACGCTGGCACGGTTCGGGCTGCGGGCACTGCCCCCAGCGGCCCTGACGGCGCACCTCTTCCGCACCCGGGAGGCGCGGGCGGCGTGGGCCGGACTGGCCGCCCACAGCAATCTGCCCCTGTCCACCCCGGGCACGGGCGCGGCTCCGCTGATTCTGGGCACGCTCGCGCATGCGGTGGGCTGGCCCTTTCCGGCGGGGGGCGCCCAGGCACTCGCGGACGCCCTGGCCGCCTACCTGCGCTTCCTGGGAGGCGAGATCGAGACGGGGGTGGCGGTGCGGACCCAGCACGATCTGCCCCCGGCGCGGGCAGTGCTGGTGGATTCCAGCCCGGAGGTGCTGCTGGAAGTGCTGGGAAAGCGCACCACCCCGGGTTACGCCGCCTGGCTGCGCCGCTACCGGTACGGTCCGGGCCTGCTGAAGCTCGACTACGCGCTGTCGGGACCGGTGCCCTGGCGTGACCCGGCACTTGGGCAGGCGGGAACCCTTCATCTGGGTGGCGCGGCGGAAGCCATCACCCAGGCCGAGGCCGAGGTGGCGCGGGGCGCCCTGCCTGAACGTCCCTATGTGCTCGCCGCCCAGCACACCCCTTTCGATCCCTCGCGGGCGCCGGTGGGGGGGCATACCTTCTGGGCCTACGCGCACGTTCCGCCCGGGACGCCGGACACCTACGCCGCCCGAATCGAGGCGCAGATCGAGCGGGCCGCTCCCGGGTTCCGAGACCTCGTGCTGGGCCGCCGGGTCACGAACGCGCGGCAACTTCAGGCCTTCAGCCCCGTATTTCAGGGCGGTGACGTGAACGGAGGGCGCGGAGACCTGTGGGGCCTGCTCGCCCGTCCCGTGCCCTCCCCCACCCCGTACCGAACGCCCGTCCCCGGCATCTACCTGTGCGGCAGCGCCACGCCCCCCGGCGGCGGCATCCACGGCATGAGCGGGTACTGGGCAGCACAGGCGGCGTTGGCGGACGTATTCGGACGGCGGTAA
- a CDS encoding YiaA/YiaB family inner membrane protein, whose translation MTAPSYAAPDLHADSPAWLSFIWLAFVLSLSLMLLGVYCLPVDAWIKGYLCMGTVFLTASTLTLSKTLRDRHEHERMINRVRNARTEQVLTRYGD comes from the coding sequence ATGACCGCGCCGTCCTACGCTGCTCCCGATCTGCACGCGGATTCGCCCGCCTGGCTCAGCTTCATCTGGCTCGCCTTTGTCCTCAGCCTGTCGCTGATGCTGCTGGGCGTGTACTGCCTGCCGGTGGACGCCTGGATCAAGGGCTACCTGTGTATGGGTACCGTGTTCCTGACCGCCAGCACGCTGACCCTCTCCAAGACGCTGCGCGACCGCCACGAACACGAGCGGATGATCAACCGCGTCCGCAACGCCCGTACCGAGCAGGTGCTGACCCGCTACGGGGACTGA
- the ppgK gene encoding polyphosphate--glucose phosphotransferase, with protein sequence MSVILGIDIGGSGIKGAPVDTVTGQLVAERHRIPTPPGAAPDAVQNVVNELVRHFGHTGAVGVTFPGIVQGGKTLSAANVDKGWIGLDAAALFSQATGREVFLINDADAAGLAEAQFGAGAGVRGVVLVLTFGTGIGSALIHDGVLVPNTELGHLYLKGDRHAETWTSDRAREQGDLSWKEWAGRAGKYLAHLELLFSPDLFVIGGGVSKKADKWSESLVAERTRVVPAQLRNEAGIVGAALVAARRLQGR encoded by the coding sequence ATGAGCGTCATTCTCGGCATCGATATCGGCGGCAGTGGCATCAAGGGGGCGCCCGTAGACACCGTCACCGGGCAACTCGTGGCCGAACGGCACCGCATTCCCACGCCTCCGGGGGCGGCCCCCGACGCTGTGCAGAACGTGGTGAACGAACTGGTCCGGCATTTCGGGCACACGGGCGCGGTGGGCGTCACCTTTCCCGGCATCGTGCAGGGCGGCAAGACCCTGAGCGCCGCAAACGTCGACAAGGGCTGGATTGGACTGGACGCGGCAGCGCTGTTCTCGCAGGCGACGGGACGCGAGGTCTTCCTGATCAACGACGCCGACGCGGCGGGCCTGGCGGAAGCGCAGTTCGGCGCCGGAGCGGGCGTGCGGGGCGTGGTGCTCGTCTTGACCTTCGGCACCGGTATCGGCAGCGCCCTGATCCACGACGGCGTGCTGGTACCCAACACCGAACTCGGGCACCTGTACCTGAAGGGTGACAGACACGCCGAGACCTGGACTTCGGACCGCGCGCGTGAGCAGGGCGACCTCAGCTGGAAGGAGTGGGCGGGCCGCGCCGGCAAGTACCTCGCGCACCTGGAGCTGCTGTTCTCGCCGGATCTGTTCGTGATCGGCGGCGGGGTGAGCAAGAAGGCCGACAAGTGGAGCGAGTCCCTTGTCGCCGAGCGCACCCGCGTCGTCCCCGCGCAGCTTCGCAACGAGGCGGGGATCGTGGGAGCGGCGTTGGTGGCAGCCCGGCGGTTGCAGGGGCGTTAG